gcactacgggtatctccaaaagtgtctgttgggttggcacggattgagaatgggatttgtcactctgtgtgacggagaggtatctctgggcccactcggtaatgcatcatcataatgagctcaatgtgactaaggcgttagtcacgggatcatgcattgcgatacgagtaaagagacttgccggtaacgagattgaacaaggtattgggataccgacgatcgaatctcgggcaagtaacataccgattgacaaagggaattgcatacgggattgattgaatcctcgacaccgtggttcatccgatgagatcatcgtggaacatgtgggagccaacatgggtatccagatcccgctgttggttattgaccggagaggcgtctcggtcatgtctgcatgtctcccgaacccgtagggtctacacacttaaggttcggtgacgctagggttgtagagatatgtgtatgcggaaacccgaaagtttttcggagtcccggatgagatcccggacgtcacgagaggttccggaatggtccggaggtgaagaattatatatgggaagtccagtttcggccaccgggaaagtttcgggggttaccggtattgtaccgggaccaccggaagggtcccgggggtccaccgggtggggccacctatcccggagggccctgtgggctgaaagtggaagggaaccagcccttagtgggctgggcgcccccccatgggcctccccccatgcgcctagggttgggaaccctagggtgggggggcttcccacttgccttggggggcaaggcacccccttcccccctttggccgccgccccccaccctagatgggatctggccggcgcccccccccccctcccaggggcctatataaaggggggggagggagggcagcaactgGACAGGCTTGGGCGCCtgcctcctcccctgctacacctctccgtctcgcagaagctcggcgaagccctgccgagacccgctacatccaccaccacgccgtcgtgctgctggatctccatcaacctctccttcccccttgctggatcaagaaggaggagacgtcgctgcaccgtacgtgtgttgaacgcggaggtgccgtccgttcggcactcggtcatcggtgatttggatcacggcgagtacgactccgtcatccacgttcattggaacgcttccgctcgcgatctacaagggtatgtagatgcactcctttcccctcgttgctagtacactccatagatgcatcttggtgagcgtaggaaaattttaaaattatgctacgattcccaacagtggcatcatgagccaggcctatgcgtagttactatgcacgagtagaacacaaagcagttgtgggcgttgagtttgccaattcttcttgctgctactagtcttttcttgtttcagcggcattgtaggatgaagcggcccggaccgaccttacacgtacgcttacgtgagacaggttccaccgactgacatgcactagttgcataaggtggctagcgggtgtctgtctctcctactttagtcggaacggattcgatgaaaagggtccttatgaagggtaaatagaaattggcaaatcacgttgtggtcttacgtaggtaagaaaacgttcttgatagaaacctacaaaccacgtaaaaacttgcaacaacaattagaggacgtctaacttgtttttgcagcaagtgctatgtgatgtgatatggccagaagatgtgatgaatgatatatgtgatgtatgagattgatcatattcttgcaataggaatcacgacttgcatgtcgatgagtatgacaactggcaggagccataggagttgtctttattattttgcacgacctgcgtgtcattgaataacgccacgtaaattactttactttgttgctaaacgcgttagccatagaagtagaagtaatcgttggcgtgacgacttcatgaagacacaatgatggagatcatgatgatggagatcatggtgtcatgccggtgacgaagatgatcatggtgccccgaagatggagatcaaaggagcataatgatattggccatatcatgtcactatttgattgcatgtgatgtttatcatgtttttgcatcttatttgcttagaacgacggtagtaagtaagatgatcccttataataatttcaagaaagtgttcaccctaactgtgcaccgttgcgaaggttcgttgtttcgaagcaccacgtgatgatcgggtgtgatagattctaacgttcgaatacaacgggtgttgatgagcctagcatgtacagacatggcctcggaacacacgcaatacacttaggttgacttgacgagactagcatgtacagacatggcctcggaacacggaggaccgaaaggtcgagcatgagtcgtatagaagatacgatcaacatggagatgttcaccgatcttgactagtccgtctcacgtgatgatcggacacggcctagttaaactcggatcatgtttcacttagatgactagagggatgtctatctgagtgggagttcattaaataatttgattagatgaacttagtctaaaatctttacactatgtattgtagatcaaatggccaacgttgtcctcaatttcaatgcgttactagagaaaaccaagctgaaagatgatggcagcaactatacggactgggtccggaacctgaggatcatcctcatagtagccaagaaagattatgtcctagaagcaccgctaggtgaagcaccaatcccacaaaaccaatacgttatgaacgcttggcagcagcgtgctgatgattactccctcgttcagtgcggcatgctttacagcctagaaccgggtctccaaaagctttttgagaaacatggagcatatgagatgttcgaggagctgaaattggtttccaagctcatgcccgggtcgagagatatgatgtctccgacaagttcttcagctgtaaaatggaggagaacagttctgttagtgagcacatactcagaatgtcggggttgcataaccgcttgtctcagctgggagtcaatctcccggatgacgcggtcattgacagaatcctccagtcgcttccaccaagctacaagagctttgtgatgaacttcaatatgcaggggatggaaaagaccattcctgaggtatattcaatgctgaaatcagctgaggtagagatcagaaaagaacatcaagtgttgatggtgaataaaaccactaagttcaagaagggcaagggtaagaagaacttcaagaaggacggcaagggagttgccgcgcccggtaaaccagttactgggaagaagtcaaagaatggacccaagcccgagactgagtgcttttattgcaagggaagtggtcactggaagcggaactgccccaaatacttagcggacaagaagaaggccggcaacaccaaaggtatatgtgatatacatgtaattgatgtctaccttaccagtactcgtagtagctcctgggtatttgataccggtgcggttgctcatatttgtaactcaaaactggaactacggaataaacggagactggcgaaggacgaggtgacgatgcgcgtcgggaatggttccaaggtcgatgtgatcgccgacggcacgctacctctgcatctacccacgggattagttttaaacctcaataattgttatttagtgccagctttgagcatgaacattgtatctggatcttgtttaattcgagatggctactcatttaaatccgagaataatggttgttctatttatttgagagagatgttttatggtcatgcccgctggtcaatggtttatttttgatgaatctcgaacgtgatgttacacatgttcatagtgtgaataccaaaagatgtaaagttgataacgatagtcccacatacttgtgagactgccgccttggtcacattggtgtcaagcgcatgaagaagctccatgcagatggacttttggagtctcttgattacgaatcatttgacacgtgcgaaccatgcctcatgggtaagatgaccaagactccgttctccggaacaatggagcgagcaaccaacttattggaaatcatacataccgatgtgtgtggtccaatgagtgttgaggctcgcggaggatatcgttatgttctcactctcgctgatgatttaagtagatatgggtatgtctacctaatgaaacacaagtctgaaacctttgaaaagttcaaggaatttcagagtgaagttgagaatcaacgtgacaggaaaataaaattcttacgatcagatcgtggtggagaatatttaagtcacgaatttggtacacacttaaggaaatgtggaataatttcacaactcacgccgcctggaacacctcagagaaacggtgtgtccgaacgtcgtaatcgcactctattggatatggtgcgatctatgatgtctcttaccgatttaccgctctcattttggggctatgctttagagactgccgcattcactttaaatagggctccgtctaaatccgttgagacgacaccgtatgaattatggtttgggaagaaacctaagctatcgtttctaaaagtttggggatgcgatgcttatgtcaagaaacttcaacctgaaaagctcgaacccaagtcggaaaaatgcgtcttcataggataccctaaggaaactattgggtataccttctaccttagaACCGAAGGCAAGATCTTGGTTGCCaaaaacgggtcctttctagagaaggagtttctctcgaaagaattgagtgggaggaaagtggaacttgatgaggtgatagtcaccccttccgaaccggaaagtagcgcagcgcgggaaaatgttcctgtggtgcctacaccgactggggaggaagttaatgatgatgatcatgaagcttcggatcaagttgctactgaacttcgtaggtccacaaggacacgttccgcaccagagtggtacggcaaccctatcctggaaatcatgttgctagacaacggcgaaccttcgaactatgaagaagcgatggcgggcccggattccgacaaatggctagaagccatgaaatccgagatagaatccatgtatgaaaacaaagtatggactttgactaacttgcccgatgagcggcgagccatagaaaacaaatggatctttaagaagaagacggacgcagatggtaatgtgaccatctacaaagctcgacttgtcgctaagggttatcgacaagttcaaggggttgacgacgatgagactttctcacccgtagcgaagctgaagtccgtccgaatcatgttagcaattaccgcatactatgattatgagatatggcagatggacgtcaaaacggcattccttaacggattcttaaggaagagttgtatatgatgcagccggaaggttttgtcgatcctaagaatgctaacaaagtatgcaagctccagcgctcaatctatgggctggtgcaagcatctcggagttggaacattcgctttgatgagatgatcaaagcgtttgggtttacacagacttatggagaagcctgtgtttacaagaaagtgagtgggagctctgtagcatttctcatattatatgtggatgacatactattgatgggaaatgatatagaattcttggaaagtataaaggcctatttgaataagtgtttttcaatgaaggaccttggagaagctgcttatatattaggcatcaagatctatagagatagatcaagacgcctcattggtctttcacaaagtacataccttgacaagatattgaagaagttcagtatggatcagtccaagaaggggttcttgcctgtattgcaaggtgtgcaattgagcacggctcaatgcccgaccacggcagaagatatagaaaagatgcatcccctatgcctcggccatagggtctattatgtatgccatgctgtgtaccagacctgatgtaaaccttgtcgtaagtttggtaggaaggtaccaaagtaatcccggcatggaacactggacagcggtcaagaatatcctgaagtacctgaaaaggactaaggatatgtttctcgtttatggaggtgacgaagagctcgtcgtaaagggttacgtcgacgctagcttcgacacagatctggatgactcgaagtcacaaaccggatacgtgtatattttgaatggaggagcagtaagctggtgcagttgcaagcaaagcgtcgtggcgggatctacatgtgaagtggagtacatggcagcctcggaggcagcacaggaagcagtctggatgacggagttcattaccgacctaggggtggttcccaatgcgtcgggcccgatgactctcttctatgacaacactggagccattgtccttgcgaaggagcccaggtttcacaggaagaccaggcatatcaagcgtcgcttcaactccattcatgaaagtgttcaaaatggagacatagatatttgtaaagtacatacggacctgaatgtagcagatccgttgactaaacctctccctagagcaaaacatgatcaacaccaggacgcaatgggtgttcgattcatcacaatgtaactagattattgcctctagtgcaagtgggagactgttggaaatatgccctagaggcaataataaatggttattattatatttctttgttcatggtaattgtctattgttcatgctataattgtattgtccagaaatcgtaatacatgtgtgaatacatagaccacaacatgtccctagtaagcctctagttgactagcgcgttgatcaatagatagtcatggtttcctgactatggacattggatgtcattgataacgggatcacatcattaggagaatgatgtgatggacaagacccaatcctaagcatagcataaaagatcgtgtagtttcgtttgctagagcttttccagtgtcaagtatcttttccttagaccatgagatcgtacaactcccggataccgtaggagtgctttgggtgtgccaaacgtcacaacgtaactgggtgactataaaggtgcactacgggtatctccgaaagtgtctgttgggttggcacggatcgagaatgggatttgtcactccgtgtgacggagaggtatctctgggcccactcggtaatgcatcatcataatgagctcaatgtgactaaggcgttagtcacgggatcatgcattgcgatacgagtaaagagacttgccggtaacgagattgaacaaggtattgggataccgacgatcgaatctcgggcaagtaacataccgattgacaaagggaattgcatacgggattgattgaatcctcgacaccgtggttcatccgatgagatcatcgtggaacatgtgggagccaacatgggtatccagatcccgctgttggttattgaccgaagaggcgtctcggtcatgtctgcatgtctcccgaacccgtagggtctacacacttaaggttcggtgacgctagggttgtagagatatgtgtatgcggaaacccgaaagttgttcggagtctcggatgagatcccggacgtcacgagaggttccggaatggtccggaggtgaagaattatatatgggaagtccagtttcggccaccgggaaagtttcgggggttaccggtattgtaccgggaccaccggaagggtcccgggggtccaccgggtggggccacctatcccggagggccctgtGGGCTGAAAGTgaaagggaaccagcccttagtggcctgggcgcccccccatgggcctccccccatgcgcctagggttgggaaccctagggtgggggggcttcccacttgccttggggggcaaggcacccccttcccccctttggccgccgcccccaccctagatgggatctggccggcgccccccctcccagggggcctatataaaggggggggagagggagggcagcaacccacagccttgggcgcctccctcctcccctgctacacctctccgtctcgtagaagctcggcgaagccctgccgagacccgctacatccaccaccacgctgtcgtgctgctggatctccatcaacctctccttcccccttgctggatcatgaaggaggagacgtcgctgcaccgtacgtgtgttgaacgcggaggtgccgtccgttcggcactcggtcatcggtgatttggatcacggcgagtacgacttcgtcatccacgttcataggaacgcttccgctcgcgatctacaagggtatgtagatgcactcctttcccctcgttgctagtacactccgtagatgcatcttggtgagcgtagaaattttttaaaattatgctacgattcccaacacaaaTTATATCCAAGGAATACTCACTGAAACTGTTCAAGTTACCTACCAATGCATTTCCCAAATCTGGAACGGAGCAGGACACCATCAACGTGTAGGTGATTGAACGATTTCTCCACATCAGCCGTACCGTCATCGGCAACTTTGGCAGTCACAAATTGCGAGCCCTTAAGTGCCACTGCAGCGTTACTCTTACTTCTGTTGTATCTCTTCCTCGTGTCAGCCACACAGCCTCCGCAGGCACTGGCCTGACGCATTGGACCGACATTGAATCGCGTTGTACATCGAGCGTGATCTCGACAACCTCGTCGTTGTCTCTGAACCAGGTGGTCTTTGTGGCCTGTTGTTGCTTGAACCTTCTAAGCTTCCACTGTTTTTGTTTGGGATCAGCGTTGCAGTGCCAGAATCAGTGGCTCGGTTGCCAGTTTCAGTGTCAGACATTTCCTTCTTTACCTACCTCTAGGACAACTTCTCCTCCCTGCTCAAAGGAGAAGTTGGTCACTAACTGTCTTTTTCAGCGAATCAAAACTTGCAGCAGACGTGTCTCCACAAATAGAAATGTAAATAAAAATAGAAGTTACAAGTGTACTTGTAATAACTTAAGAAACAGGAGTAGAAATTACAAGAGAAGAGATCTCTCTTTCTATTTTCCAAGTGCTCGGATCTAGCTAGCTCAATCAAGGACTCATTTCTCCATGGGGGGGTGCGGCATCATCAATTGTAGTAAACAGAAATTGGACCGAACCCCAAGCGGAGAAACAAACATACACTAACTAACCATCAAGCACAGAAGAAGAAAAGTAACTCTTTTTTTACCTCGAAGGGGAAAAGGGCAAAGTTTATACCTTAAACTCGAGAGAGATTTCGGGCCCTAATTGGAACTGGGAGCAAAGAGAAGCCATaataaatactccctctgtctcaAAATATAAGGCATTTTTGACACTTTTGAGACATAGGGAGTACAAACCAAGTTGTGTGGGACCTACACGCATGAGGGAAAGCACCAACCAACACTGGCACTGGTCACTGGTGTCTTCTCTACTCCTCTAAAATGCGACTCACTGGCCTCGCGACAAATGACACATGGGAAATTGGTTAGTGCATGGTTGCACTTCAGCTATAGGAAACTTAagggaaaataccaggatattcATATGTTTTCTCTTTGAACCAGATATAGAGGTATTTTCCAAAAGAAACTTCGAAGAGAACAGAAACAACAGTAAAAAACTGTCGGCAATCTGGATCACGTATCCAAAAGAAACTTCGAAGAGAACTAACCAGCATCTTCGTTTGTGCAATCTGGATCATGTATTCTGCTGAGTTGGGGTATCTTAACCCTAGAAATTTGGATGTTAGGCCCTGCATTCACCATTTTTCAACATAGAAAACCATTAGTTAGAGATGTAAAACAAACGGCTTATAGCATTCTGCTGTGCAACTGTTTATTTTTTAGAAACTCTGTTCTCAAAATTCTAATCCTGAGTAATGTTGGAACATGTCAAAGGAAGAACTCTAACCTGAAGAAGTGCATGGAAGAATTACAGCTGCGTGTGGCCGGCTGGTTCAGGGGACGTTCAGGGTGAGCGCGGCGGCTCGTGTGCCGGGGCAGTGGCGATCTCGCGGACGGATAGTAGAAAAAAAAAGGTGAGTTTTTTTTTGCTGGTAAAAAAAGAGAAGGTGAGGTTGTATCTTGTTAGTTGGGTTTCCATTGGCCGTGGAAATCATACCTGGCCGATCTGATGGGGCTGCCTGCAGCTTCAAAACTCGAGCAGATTGCTGCATAATAATCTTGTTGTAGCCTGGTCGATCTGTCAATATTTGATTGTAGGTGAAGGAGGGGCGGCCGCCCACTCGACGATGCTGATCAGGGCGGCGAGGGAGCCCGGTAGGGAGGCGTCGATGCAGTGCAGGGCGGCAATGATCCGATGCAGGGATCAAGGTCGCCGTGCAGGGAGGCGTCGATGCAGTGCAGGGTTGGGGATGAAAGGCAGGTTGAGGGGGAGGGACACGATTAGGTTGAGTTTCCTTTTTTGCGAGTTAGTTAGATGGTTAGATTAACGTGATTTGAGGGGCTGCAGAGGTGGGACGGGGAGTTTCATATTTTCATCTGGTGGAGTACGGTCAGTCTATGTAAACTGCTAAGCGCACACCAGATCTTGAATAAATTAATGATGGCTGTTAGATGGGGTTGTGCGGGCTTCATTCTGTGGTGGTGATGTGGGCGACGTGGCTGTGGACGTTTTGCGGGGTGCACGTAAGAAAGTTCTTATTTGATTGTTTAATAGTAGTGGAGATTTGTTATCATGTTCATTTGTAATCAAGAAAAACTATCATTACTACTCTTGCAAATATGCCCATACCAAATCCTTAACATATTGTTCCTATCTATAGGCCAATTAGTATGATATACTATAATTTTTGTATTTGTTACGTTGTTTGGGACTATGAATTATCTTTGGTACATCTGCAGTGCTACAAAATTCCCACAACAACGCGTGGGGTATCATTTAGTCCCTCCatctcataatataagaacggTTTTGACACTAcattagtgtcaaaaacgttcttatattgtgggacggagggagtagttcttaAAGTTTCACTGACGGCCTTTGAATATCCGAGTTCACTAGTGGCATGGACTGAAATTTTCCTACGAGAAGGGAAAATGAAAAACATACACGTGCCATGTATCTATTTGTACAAAATTTGAATGAAACTCATTTTAATTTCAGTCGAGTGCTAAATAGACGCTCTCAAGCATATTATGTACACAGACAAAGAAATGGGCGCGCTAGCTAAATAGCTTGACGCCGCCATGCACATCCTCGCAGTGCCGGACATAAGGCGCGAGAGTTCCAATGTCGCTCCCTTTCGCCGCGCCGCACATCTGTCTCGGCGCGGCCTGCATGCAGGGCTCCACGCTCAACGACCGGACGCAAGCGGGCTCGGCGGGTGTCcccggcgacggcgaccgcagcAGCACCCACGGCCTCACCCCGGCCAGCCCGTGCGCCACGTACCCGAACGTCGACACGGCCGTCGTCACGATGCGGTCGCAGAAGCTCAGCAGGTATATCTCCGCCAGCGCCCTCTGGTTGTGGCCGCGCGCCTCCGTGTGCTGCACGCCGTCGTGGCTCGGCTGGTGCACCGCCACGTATCCCCCAGTCTCCGCCCGGTTGGCCTGGTACACGCCGCGGATGCGCTCGTAGTACTCCGGGGACAGCGACGTCACCAGTATCGATGTCAGCTTCGTCTTCCTGCCGTCAGGCGACGACACGGCGGAGGTGTTTCTCGCCGCGGCGGCATTCCGCTCTGCGACCTTGGGCAGCAACCCTTCCTGCTCCGAGCAGCGCATGATCTGGCCGTACATGGTCTCGAACGGCACCGGAAGCTCCGGGAACACGCGCACCTGCAGGCCGATGCGCTCGTCTGCCCCGGCGAGGTAGGCCTCGTGGAATTCACGGACGATGGCCCACACGTCGTTGGACGGGTGGAAGAGGTACCGCGCGAGGTGGTGGAACGCGGCCTCCTTCTCCGGGAACAGCCGCGCGAGCTCGCGACGGTACACCGGCATGAGGAAGAACGCGGTGGCGAAGTAGACGTCGGACTTGACCACCATCCAGTTGAACTTGGCGAGCACGCGCTGGTCGGCCTCGCAGAAGGCGGCGCCGGTGTAGGACTGGATGAGGTCGAGGAACACGTAGGCTGGCAGCGTCTCCGCGGTGACATTGGGATTCTCGCCACCGTTTATCGTGCCGGCCTTCTTCATGTTCTTGTAGCTCGTTGGCGACAACATGGTGAAGGTGCCGTCGAAGTCGGCGATCGGGAAGCCGGCGGGGAGCGTCCAGGAGCTGCCGGGGAAGGGCTCGCAGAAGAGGCCGTCGAACTCGTGCGGCGCGTGCACGAGCAGGACGCGGTCGGTGAGCAGCGCGTGCAGGAACGTGGAGGCGAGCGCGAGCATGCGATTGCCGAGGCCGTTGAAGGGCGTCCACACCGTGTACTGGCACTCGGAGCGCGCGGCGTTGCGGCCGGAGCGCAGGTGCTCGACGGCTTCCCCGAAGAGCGGTGACCCGGGGCCGCACCGCCTGTGCCGGGCCTCGTACCGGCGTAGGCGCGCCACGAGGTGGGATGACGGGCGGAACGGTGACGGACGGCGGTAGAGGGACGGCGACGCGTACCGGGAACGGCACGAGTAGTCGTCGAAGGCCGGGGAGAGCAGCCCGCCGAGGAGGCGGTCGTCTTGGTCGCGCCGAGGCGACGGCGCCGGCTTGTCGCGGTCAGGCGCCGCATGCACGGGTGATGGTGCCGC
The sequence above is a segment of the Aegilops tauschii subsp. strangulata cultivar AL8/78 chromosome 6, Aet v6.0, whole genome shotgun sequence genome. Coding sequences within it:
- the LOC109751058 gene encoding probable fucosyltransferase 8 — translated: MEAERARTPGGAHKAAAIGREFGCVGTWGGGEKTVRRGWRAPAAEVFVVGLLATVALLVMAFSAGAGLLPSALQGVQFVQKPVDAAPSPVHAAPDRDKPAPSPRRDQDDRLLGGLLSPAFDDYSCRSRYASPSLYRRPSPFRPSSHLVARLRRYEARHRRCGPGSPLFGEAVEHLRSGRNAARSECQYTVWTPFNGLGNRMLALASTFLHALLTDRVLLVHAPHEFDGLFCEPFPGSSWTLPAGFPIADFDGTFTMLSPTSYKNMKKAGTINGGENPNVTAETLPAYVFLDLIQSYTGAAFCEADQRVLAKFNWMVVKSDVYFATAFFLMPVYRRELARLFPEKEAAFHHLARYLFHPSNDVWAIVREFHEAYLAGADERIGLQVRVFPELPVPFETMYGQIMRCSEQEGLLPKVAERNAAAARNTSAVSSPDGRKTKLTSILVTSLSPEYYERIRGVYQANRAETGGYVAVHQPSHDGVQHTEARGHNQRALAEIYLLSFCDRIVTTAVSTFGYVAHGLAGVRPWVLLRSPSPGTPAEPACVRSLSVEPCMQAAPRQMCGAAKGSDIGTLAPYVRHCEDVHGGVKLFS